Proteins from one Listeria weihenstephanensis genomic window:
- a CDS encoding YjgN family protein gives MAREEFYETKNGRTSFFDGGLLQFIGWTILGTLVTVLTVGICYPWALTMIYGWKINHTVIEGRRMQFNGSAFGLFGNWIKWLLLMIITLGIYSLWVFIKLEDWKARNTTFKN, from the coding sequence ATGGCTCGCGAAGAATTTTATGAAACGAAAAACGGACGAACTTCTTTTTTTGATGGCGGTTTACTACAATTTATCGGTTGGACTATCCTTGGAACCCTTGTCACAGTATTAACGGTCGGCATTTGTTATCCTTGGGCACTAACGATGATTTACGGATGGAAAATCAATCACACCGTTATCGAAGGTCGTCGGATGCAATTTAACGGTTCTGCATTTGGACTCTTCGGAAATTGGATTAAATGGTTATTGCTCATGATTATTACACTTGGAATTTATTCACTTTGGGTGTTTATTAAACTAGAAGATTGGAAGGCCCGCAACACAACATTCAAAAACTAG